From the Lactuca sativa cultivar Salinas chromosome 9, Lsat_Salinas_v11, whole genome shotgun sequence genome, the window GGTCGATCCTACACCCCATCTCGCACACTTCCCACTTCTCTACTTGAAAACCCTCACCCGAAGGACCCCTTCCCCACCAATGAATTGCCATCACCTCACGCGAACCAATTGTCTTTCTCCATGTTAACCCCATAATCTTCTTGGGTGAACTTATATTTGGATGTAATTTTAATTGCTATtgtataataaaagaaaaaaaaaacaaaatttaggCATATATTTGCTACATATATGTCGTCTCCGTAGTGGTTGTCCTCTTGATATCTCTCTCACGGTGTCACCTATCTTTGTATTCCATGATCGCACACACATGAGATGTGTGTGTTGTgtcatgtgtgtgtgttttgataTTTTCAATTTCACTTCCAATAGCTAGTCATTTCTAAATTACAAAAAGAAGTCCCTTCTTTTTGCCTTTATTTTATTAGTCCGAACATTTCACTTTTAAGTCTTTTTAAATTTACTTTTATCCGTAATACATAATTCATTCCCTTTTATTATCACTAAATATTCTTAAACAATACAAACAACTTTTTGTATTCTTTTACTCTTCGTTTTATAAGATTTGGGCTTGTCCTTATTTTTAACCCAACTTCTAAATGGGCTAAACATCCTCTTAAAGTCGATATTTTTGCCATTTTACACTTTGACAAAATAAATGGATATGGGTTGCATATGAGCATATCCGATcctgatttttatttttatccaGTTCGGAttttatcaaaaacaaaaaccaaaccgGTTTTATACAATATATGGACCGGATTATCCGGTTTGATATGAATATATTATATATAGGCTCCGTATAACCATATTAGGATCAGATAATatcaatttaataaataaaattcacCATTATATAGGCTCTTTTAGCAAAATATAgcaatttaatttcataaaaacgaCCATTATAACACGTAAAAACGACATAACTAATAATATGCATTAAACGAAGACGTAGAAAATGTATTAAAAATGTAAGTTTGTaagaaaattgtaaaaaaaaaggtTGTAACAATGTAGggcatttatttttattaaaatatatatgaAGTAAAATGTTGCAATTGGTttcttgtttaaaaaaatattcatGCACGGCCTTTTCACTTTGAGGGAATCTTGTACGCTTACTAGACACGTTACTTTCCACGTTTACTTGTAAAATTTCCCACATGGCGATGTTCCATTTTCCCACTTTTCTGTTAGTTTTCTGTTTAAAAGACTTGGTCCTACGAAAATggctaatttgtttttttttgtttgtttgttttaatatttattttgaacATATTTCATTTGCTATAAAACTGTAAATCAAATTGTGTACAaccaaaacacaaaataatagcAAAACTCTAACAATAATAACTAAGACAAGgtgtttttgttattttttgtcCTTTTATCATAAACATTGTACGTACAATCAACATATTTATGTATAAAACGAATTGTTTTGATATACACACAACTGTTATTAGACGTTGATCCtttaaattatgaaaaaaaaaacattaattatttcATTTGTTATACTATTTATTTTAATAAGATATCCAACGATaaattaatatttcaatttcagtGTCCAATTTAATTATTATGATGTAACAAACGGGTCAAAATAGGTTACCGATCGTGTTTTTAATAATACATCTAAAACATGTAGAGTTCTAATTCCTAATATCAAAACgtaatctttaaaaaaaatactaGTCAATGTTCTACAATTGTTCATGCCcagtttttatatatattaagaaCAACAATCTCTTAGTCAAAACGTTGCTTTCCATATTATTATGACAAGATTGTTGTATGtacaatataaataaatatttatagcatctacaatttcaaataaatatgtCAAACGTTATGCCAAAAATTGATAAATCGGAACGTGAAACGTGATTCTTTCAAAAAAttcattttcatatatatatatacatacatacatacatacatacatacatacatatatatatatatatatatatatatatatatatatatatatatatatatatatatatatatatatatatatatatatatacatggataTCATGTTAAAAAATTTATACATGGATATCTCATATTATTTCAAGAATGTTATTACAATTAAGAATTAAGAATAACTGACATGCGTTAAATGCGGGaaacataaattaaatatatatcaCATATTAATAGGTAGCATTGTCTTAagtgaaattttaataaaaaatattagttagattcatttttagagttttttaactaaattgttaaataaatatatataatatttatattagagaaatttggtttttttaatacattaatttttaacataaataATCCACTATGATCATTGTTTATCACAACATGATGTGACTTCTTTATTAAACATGTTGTATAGTAGCTTGATGAACTCACTTTGTTTGATGTATCAACCCCCACGAAGGCTTATATGGCTCTTTTCATATTGATCATGTAAAATCAAAAGCAACAATAAGTTGTTATATTTACCAACAACGTTAAATTATGCAAAGAAATTCGATAAACACTACAATTTAAATGCATTGCCATaaccataaacatcaaattcagacATTGTAATTTGATAAATTTTAAAGTATTTTTTTCTTATaagaattaaaatatgatttttcaggTTACAcccaatcatatatatatatatatatatatatatatatatatatatatatatatatatatatatatatatatttcgatcaaagaaattattataaaaaaaacatgttatgaacaaaaatataatattagtttcataatttgccaaaagttaacactaataaataataatgaacttTCACAAATCTTGCATTTTGGTCACTACatccaattaaaaaaaataaaattcagTTTAGAGGATTGATTCAAGAAGTGCATCAATGACTTCTTGTAGCTGAATTTGGGGAAATGTTAAGACCAACTGAGATATGAGGGAACGGTTATGAGGCTACGGTTGGTTTCTGGAGGGCAGTCAAATTCAAAATCGTTAGCACATGTCTTTCCAACTTATTTCAATTAtcaaatttagatcaaacttgccaaaatcaaattacaaaaaaaaaaagccaGGTATTTAATCAAGAAATCGAACAACATATTTTTCATATAAATAAATATCACAAATCTACAATTTACACTTTATATAATATTCTTAaattatatcttaaattttcatcTTTAATGGTTACTAACACCTCTTTCTGCCTTATTGTTGTGACATGAAAGAACTATAGAGTACATAGATGCTTAATCGTACCATAACAATCAATGTTTTTTCTGAGAAATATTGATGTAAGtttatattatataataaaacaataaaatgaaATATAAGGGTAAAAATAATCCAAAAACTATTTGACATAATGTATATTTCATAAATGAAAGTTAAGTACATAAACCTCATCTACTTGTTAGAGATCGGcaataacataaaaatcaaaCTTATGAATGAAATTGTCATTTGCAGAGTAGAGGAGAGAGGACGAAGCGTTGCTACAATTAGCAGATGTGCTTTAAGGATTGGCTTTGGCAAGAAATCTTAACAATAAAGATGTTATTTTTGTTGCTTTAAAATAGGATCATTGATGAAGATCCTAGTCGTAGTGAAGCAATTTTGACGGAGAAAAGTTCTGAAATAATGCATAATGAAGttagtataaatatatattcatTTATAGTAAAAGGAAGAATAAtactttaatatttttttaaggtgTAAGTTGTTAATCAAAGTAATGAACACGCCTCTATAATAAGATAATTATTCGCATTGAATAACAACTACCACACGAGTTTGTTCGTTATTTTCCAAATAGTTAGCAAACTGTTGTGCATACCCATCCCAGAGTGTTACATTTATTTGTTTGCTTcttcaaaaaccaaaaaaaaataataactataCAATATAAAATGACATTATAAAGTAAAATCTGACACAAAGTTTTGAAAAGTAAACATACTCTAGATCTTCCAAGCTCAAATTGACTCTCTTTGATAATTTATTTTTCTTGTTCACAATTGGAAAGCATCTCACAACATCTCCAATAACATCTATTATATAGGATAAAAAAATGGAAGATTAGTATAAAAGTTTTGGTATGGTGAGTGATGGTAAATAACATAACATCGTTATACAAATCAGTAGATTATAACATATAAACTAACCAACAAGTTTGTTCTCAACAAAGGCACCATCCAAAATTGTGTTGAAGTTTGCAAAAGAGAATTCATAAAGTGATCCAATCCACTCATTGCATGGTGTAACTTTGGTTGTGATATAAATATTGATTTTGTTTTCATTATCAAAAAAACTATTTTGTTTTGATTAAGACGAAGATGTGGATTTTGGATATAGGAACAACCATCCTCATTAAGTAAACTTTCAAATCTTTCAACCCATCTATTAGTAACCTCTGCTTCGATCTTTCTTCTGCAAATGCATAAAAACCagtttatatattgttatatgtGGTTAGAATGAATTTGGAAGAAAAATCAAAGGAAAAATATTGTTATTATATGTTCATCAATGAGAATCATATCAATTTAGTAAGTCTTTGCTGAAGATGCATAAACAAGATGTTTGATGAGACGAATTATTCTTACTCTCGTGGTAAATTTACTTTTTGAAACATAAAGTTGGTTTATGAAGGTAATGTTGCTTTGAGTCATGTTTCTGTTTGTGAAAAAACTAATGATTGTTAAACGCATGTGACTCAACCAAGTAATATGGACCGGGTAAAATAGGCAAAACAGGAACAATTCAAAATCATAGGGTCAGAGTGAAAATATAGTTTTTGGGACAGAATTTATAACTTTTGACATAACTCAAGGACGCTGAATGTAATTTAGTCTAAAACATATAATGTAGAAAGTCTTCTATGTGtaatcaaaattaaaattataaaaataaaataaaattattttcatCCAAATATGAATGATGCTATATACTTTTAAGAAACCTTATAATGCAAACCAGACAATAAGACAATAAAGTAAGTATAAATAGTTTTTGTTGATGCTTATCAGAAAACATATCAAACAGTAAAAGGCGGACAAAGTGGCAAGGATATGGGTATTTTAGGTAAAGAAAACTATACATAGTTGTTGTTCTCTCTCATTCATCATGTAAATAGTATTAAATTTAGATGAGTATTTTTTATGTGGTGTATAGAAATATACCACTTCCATTCATAGATATATACCATTATATTTTATTCATGATTACGTTTGATAACTCTCACATATTAAGAATATCTATTACACAAGTTTCAGGAATGTTGCAAACAAACGATATACTATTGATTATACACAAACTCACAAACAAATATAGGTCAACACATTAAAAAAATCGACATGAGACTAATATGCTTAAAGTAGATTGAATAAATGTGCCCAACTTTATGTCGTCTAATCAATAGTATATCGTCTCATCAAACTCTCGTGGTAAATTTACTTTTTGAATAAATATAGGTCAACACATTAAAAAAATCGACATGAGACGAATTATTCTTTGCTGAAGATGCATAAACAAGATGTTTGATGAGACGAATTATCCTCATTAAGATGTTTGATGAGACGAATCATATCAATTTAGTAAGTCTTTGCTGAATTGACGATTGTTTATGTGGTTGTAGGTACATGAGATGACACAAACTTCTGGAATGAAACGTGGTTGGGCACATCCACGTTGTCCACTCGATTTCCAAATCTATTCTTGCTTGAAAAACGTAAGGCAACTCGTATTTTTGAACGGAGAAACTCTCTTGGTTTTGTTGCTGATTGGAAAATGACTCCCTCATTTCCGGCCGAGATCTCCAAACTTGAAGAGCTCAAGGCGATTATTAACTCGTTCGATTTCTCAAATGCCAAGGACTTGCGAAAATTCTCTTTGGCCCAAGACGGTCTGTTCAGAGTAAATATCTTTAGAGATCAAATTGACTCGGTGATAACAGATGTATCAATAAAAAGAAGGGAATGTATTATAATATGGTCCTCAATCAAAGTGCTAGTTTTTATTCAGAGAGCCTGTCTGTGACGAATTCCAACTGCAACTACCTTATCTCACAGGGGAATCAACATCAACTTGTCCGAATGTCCAATGTGTTCGAGCTAGAAGGAAACCTCAAACCATTTGTTGGTGGACTGTTCATTTGCCCGTGGCATATTTGAATAGATATCGAAATGGTGTGAGGTTGATATTCATCGCTTCTTTACTGTGTCGCGTGTTATTAATTTTTCATTTCAATGGGGAAATTGCCTTaagaagatgaaaattctcataaGCATTATATATGGCGTTTTGTGATGTATTTGCCTGGCAAGAAATAACAGGATTTTCAACAAAATCCCACCAAAACTTTCGACAACTAAGGATCACGCATTGATTTTGATCTATGGTTGGGTCAAGTATAGGGGTGAAATCGATAATTGTAACCGGGTGCAAGGTGTAATAATCCATTTAGTACTTTGTAATTCTATCCAATAGGAGGTGTATTCCCTTATCCTATGCTTTGTATTAAGTTTCGGTTTGTGGCCTGTTTGGCATCTTGCGTGCTTGTCTTAATAGAATTCCTGTTggttaaaaaaaaatgatttactCTTTAATAACTAatcattttaaagaaaataactacaaTCATGTCATGCTAAGCATagcttttgatttttttaatctaATATATATAATTCACCTATATTCAAGAAGAGCTAAACAGAAAATATAATACATGATATCGCTACACTAAAAGTATTTTGGTTGATAAAAACAGTTAATGTATTAATATATCATATCAGATTTTTATGGCTCAACTCAATAAAATAACCCGATTAAATGTATAACACATTAAAAAACATTATTTCAATTAAGCATCCAGTTTGGTTTCGTTTCAAATGAACTATTTTTTAAACATaataggtgttttatttataaacttTCAATATTTTCTGTTTTAGTTGTCCAAAATATTATAATTGCAGGTTCTTTTTATCCAAATTAACATATagatatacatgcttataaaatatatttaaataatgtttttaacATCAATTCAAATTTATACGGttttaaaaatatgaatatataacCATGTATCAAATAACGTTACAATAAAAACAATATCGTTTTATTTATCAAGCACGCATATATTTAAGGAAGCCGAGGTGGTCGTGTCCCTTGACACTAgttcatataaatcttcaaaaatGCATGTCAAAAGAAAAAACGAACCTCAAGAGATCCTCAGCGCCATACCCGGCGACGATCAACGTTCCCGGAGCCACAAACGCCGGAGATATATCTGTTTATCAGTAACTATATGTGTGCTTATTGCCGTTGGTCTCCTCATTCTGATTCTAGCTTTCACCGTCTTCAAATCCAAAAAGCCTGTCACCACCGTCGACTCCGTCGTCCTCGAAGATGTAAACGCTTCTGTCAACCTCATTCCGCCGATGGTTTCTGTGAACGTCTCCCTTGACATATCTATCTCCGTCAAGAACCCTAACAAAGTCGGCATCAAGTACAGGAACAGCTCCGCCACTCTTAGGTACAAAGGCAAAGACATCGGCGACGTTCCTATCCCTGCCGGGATGATTGGTGCCGGCGATACCAAACAGATGAATCTGACGGTGACTGTTTTTGTGGATCGATTAGCGACGGATTTGGACATCTACGGTGATGTTATCAGTGGTAACTTGCCTTTGTCAACTTATACCAGAATCTCTGGTAAAGTTCGTATACTGAATTTGTTCAACATTCATGTCGTCTCTACTTCCACCTGCAATTTGAAAATCGATATCTTGAATAGAAGAATTGAAGATCAGAACTGTCATTACAAGAATAAGGTATAGAGTGGAAGTTATGTACGTAATTGTGTATTTGTTTTGTTATGGAGATAGAATTTTAGATGTCATTCTATCGTATTTGGCTATTCACTTGTTCGTTCCATCCTTTTTCATATTTGTTCTCATGAgacataaataaataataatgataTTAGTTGCATGTTGTTATTACTACTTATATAATTAGCAGTTTAGCACAAAGAAGGAAACATATAGCCTATAGGCGTTGGTACAAaacgcaatgttttaaaaaccgattttttagttgaaccggtatggtaaCCGGTTTCCGGTTTAACCGGTTTGACCGCCGAgtgaaccggtttctatatttttcatgtttttttctattttcctacacatacatacatatataaattatgaatttgatgtttacaagttcaaacattaaaaatacacataaaaataagttgtaaatgaatcaaaatacattaaaataacacataaccataagttttagtgttttacatcaatccatatacattaaaaagaaaataaaatataataccgaaacgaaatatagttttagataaaTACAACCAAATCAAAAAACTTATAACATttaatatatgtttttatttagagaaaactaaatatacttgaaaaaaaataccaaagtttattatgtaaataattatttttcatgtgtttttattcggatttatcggttcaaccggtttattttaaccggttcaaccagttttttctaaaaaccggccggttcaatccggttcagaaatcaatgtaaaaccggtgatagttgaaccgttcCCTCCCCCGGTTcccggttcgaccggccggttcaaaccggtttttaaaacattgacaaAACGAGCCTTTAAATTATAAGTTCACTACTTagaaatgtattttttatgttttaaagtaTTTATTGTTGATTGGATTGTTAATTGATGAATCaatatgtattttttatgttttaaaatgtttttggtACAATCTTACAATCAGGATCTTGCAAAACAGAAaacgatcatatatatatatatatatatatatatatatatatatatatatatatatatatatatatatatatatatatatatatatatatatatatatatatatatatatatatatatatatatatataatcacgaTATTAATAACCTTGACTGTGACCATATAGATTCACTGTAGTGGTGGCCACCGCAAGCCACTTCATAGCCTTATATGTGTAAAAAAAGATATGAATGTTCATTTTATTCTCATTATCAAAACTAGATTGAGATAAATTATTCAGTTCAATCTAATCTAATTTAGTACAGTGAAGTCGATGAACAATTGTCAAACAAGAAAATTGCTAGAACATATATTACAAAACAGTATAAAATGTACGAATACAAGACTTAATTAGATGAAAACAATAAACATAAACCGTATACTTACCTAAAGTAGTAAAGTAGAATTGCAGATATCAAAAATACAGATGAAGGTTTGCGGAATGAAATATCCTAAGACGAAATTTCGTCCCTATTCATACAGTAGTTACTGGACGTTTGAATTTAAAATACAATTATGTATAATTAAGTTCTTGCACGTAATTATGGgagatattatatatatgatttaagtCTAAGTATAAAATAAAGGatttatatttaaaatacaattaTGTATAATTAAGTTCCTGCACGTTATTATGGCATATCTTATATATGATTTAAGTAGAAAATAAAGGATTTAAAGGAGTTTCAATGGTGTATATAACAGAGATACCAAAAGTCAGACATTCCATTCTTTTATATAGTTTTAGTACAAATTTGTTTTTGACATTTGCTAATAATTATTATAACGATATTCATCCAAACCAACCTTATTTGGAAGTAACagaaattaaataaaaatgttatattaaaaaattaaataaatatctaATTTTATATCAAAAGAGACTTAAAACCTATGTTTTGACAATTAATAATGGTTCCTTAATGATATAAAGCCCATCAATCCAATGTCTAGCCCACTTCTATTATTTAACTCTTTTGATAATAAATGATAGAAAAAGCACTCTAAGCTTATAAAATTTTTAGCGAAAAAAgcagggaaaatgacttaggaaggtaactaccttttatccgtgttcacatattaacaacttcttcttttttgtacataataaagcaactaacttgtttcaactgtttaaattacatcaatattaccggctaatacctgttttaaccggtaactaaAATGGAAAATGACTTAAGAGGGTAACTActtcttatccgtgttcacatattgacaacttcttattttttgtacataagaaagcaactaacttgttttaattgtgtaagatcctaaaaatcatgaccaaaaatttcatttttaatttaatactaaaaccataattgtcacaccattaatttaatactccggcttcgggcctcgcccgacatcaggccCACCTGGCaacgagccccgctcggtatacatatctgtCTCTATTAGGCCCCACCTGTCTCCGGGCtccgcccgctaaacacatacaatcatataatatgCTAACACACAAATAAACATACTCTACAGTATCcatgtcctaagaaacatactctgctaataataaGAAACGAAACTTCGTCCGTACTCAACTAGTTCCAGCCAGGGCTTCAGcaatgcaaggtgagtctcctcactgtgtgaatgggtctaaagccacaatgccagcccatgtagtctatgagtaggaagacccgggggttagccctaggcattgtatgctagtatgttattccagaccaaggtctgatgtcgggcgggtgcccgagaaatgtttgcatgttagattatacttgttgtatgtgtgatacttgtatttGCCTGGTaaagaggtgagtgtgggcgaggtcccgtatctcatcactagctgagtacagACGATGTattgtatctcattattagcagagtatgttttTTAGGACAGGAatacagtagagtatgtttctgtatgtgttagcatgttatatgattgtatgtgtttagcgggcggggcccggagacaggtggggcctaagagagacagatctgtataccgagcaggGCTTGATGCCAGGCAGGGCTTGATGCCAGGCAGGGCCCGATgtcggagtattaaattaatggtttgacaattatggttttattattaaattaaaaacgaaatttttggtcatgatttttggaatgttacacagttaaaacaagttagttgctttcttatgtaca encodes:
- the LOC111876087 gene encoding uncharacterized protein LOC111876087 — its product is MHVKRKNEPQEILSAIPGDDQRSRSHKRRRYICLSVTICVLIAVGLLILILAFTVFKSKKPVTTVDSVVLEDVNASVNLIPPMVSVNVSLDISISVKNPNKVGIKYRNSSATLRYKGKDIGDVPIPAGMIGAGDTKQMNLTVTVFVDRLATDLDIYGDVISGNLPLSTYTRISGKVRILNLFNIHVVSTSTCNLKIDILNRRIEDQNCHYKNKV